TCAATGAGTCAATCACGTTCCCTTCCGAGGTAGATCGCTTCTGGCAGGTGGTGCGTGAGCAGGTCGTCCCCTCAGCTTCCGGTGCCGTCGCCATCGAAGCCCGCGTGTCCGAGCCACCTGAGGTGCGCGCGCGACTCGCCACCGAAGCCCGGGATGAGCTGATTGCAGCCGGTGCGGACCCGGATCGTACGGAGGTCGTAGTGTTGTCGGCATTCAAGCAGGGATTCTCCTGGCTGAACGATGCGGTCCGCCCAGCAGTCGAGGACAGCGACATTGGCGAGATCCTCATCCGTTTCCGTCGAAACGACCCGCCAGAGGACTGGCCGCAGCAGGCGATCAATACACCGGTGCGCTGGCTGCACGAGATCTTTCCGATCGACGAGGTGCTCTCCCGTGATCTCGACCTGGATCTGACCCAGATCCGCTTTGAGGAGACGCTGGAGGGACCGATCTACCAGGTCGTGGTCTCCGACCCGTCGGGCCGCCGAATCCACTCGGACACCTTCGATCCGAAGTGGGTGCTGCGTCCCTACTTCGATCGCTTCGAAGACTACGAACACGTACGCGTCACGACCGGCTGGATCACGGCGAGCGTCGGCGGCAGAACGGTGGCGGACGAGCGCATCGTGACCGACCCCGAGGCGTTCTGGGATTACTACCAGGCGACGGTCCTTCCGGCGATGTATGACCACGTCATGGACCTGCACGAAGGACTTCCTCGCGGAGGGAGTTCAGACGCTCCGTTCTTCGGTGAGTTGATCGTCGAGCTGGAAATGAGCGAGCCTGACTTTCGGCTCGGCGTCGACAACGAGATCCATGCGCCCATGGATGCGCTGCACGAAGAGATCTACTTCGGCGCCATCGAGTTCTTCGATGTGCTCGGCCGTAACTCGAGGGGCCAAGGCATTCAGTTCGCCGGACGAATCCTTCCGGTCATGAAACCCAAGTCTGACGGGACTCCGGCCAAGGCCGAGGTCAGGGTCACGGGCTTCGCGACCTCACGACCCGCCGTCGTCGTCTCTTATGTGACAACGGACGGAGACTCGGCCCAAATCCGACTCGACATCCCGAAGACCAGTCTCGAGCGACCATCGGCGCGGCTTGCCCGGGTGACGGCAGGTACGCCCGGGCTCTCTCACCTGGGGCTCCGGGTGCGCGTCGACACGGAACTCGACATGCGAGACAGTCTCATCACTGCTACAAACGAGCTCTCGGTGGACGAGCGAATGGTCTCGGCGCAGCAGGTGGTCTCCACCATGCGTGAGATAGAAACCATGCGTGCTTCCGGACTCTATCGGTCAGAGCTGGCATGGAGCGGACTCGGGTCGATGGAGGTATGGGCTGAGTGGACACACAAGCAGGATCCCGGGTCACGGAGCGTTGGTACTCTCGCAGCGAACGGCACCCCGGCTCCCCTCCCAGACTGGAGGGCGCTGCTCCCCGACGGATGGAGCTACGACGGTTCGCGTATCGTCCAGTGGGACACTCCAATCCCGCCCCCAGAAGGGCACGCCATGCTGGCGCAGATGGCCGAGGCCTTCCCCGAAGCCACAATGTACAAAGCGGGCGAGAGCTATCTCGGAAAGGACATCTGGGCCGTCGACCTCATGGCGCCGCTACAGGCCAGTCACTGGTCCCACGTGAAGGCGTCTACCTACAAACCGACAGTGATCTATTCGGCCCGGCAGCACGCAAACGAGGTGTCGTCGACGAGTCACGTCCTGAGGCATGCCGAGCTACTCCTGACCGACCCCGATCAACGCGACAAGCTCACGGGCGTAAACGTGATCGTGCATCCGTTTACGAATCCGGACGGCGCGCAAACTGCCTACGACCTATACCGGCTCACCCCCGACTACATCCTCCACGCCGGCTACCTCGGCTCGCTCGGCCAGGACGCAACCACGGGCGGTGGCGACGATCATCCGATCTACCCCGAGTCCACGGTTCGCGGTCGACTCTGGGAGACCTGGCTTCCGGACATCTTTCTCAACCCGCACGGATATCCTTCTCATCAGGTGGTCCAGCTGTTCTCAGAGTACACGGGCTTGGTTCGACGAGGTCGCGTAACCGAGAGGAACTGGGGGTTCAACAAAGGCTGGTTCATGCCGGGCTTCGGATACGTCGACAGCCCCGAGTACCCCCGTCACAAGGATGCCGCGTTCAAAATTCGTGACTACATCACCCGCGGAATCAACTCGAATCGTGACGTGCATGACCTGAACCAGAGGGCCTACGGACGCTACCAGCGCTACGGCGCCCAGTTCGACCCTGACGTATTCAACCTCCCGATGACCGACAGCGTCATGATCGAGATGCCTCTCAAGGGTTCCAGTGGGGCCGGTGGGGGCCGTGGGTACAACCCGCGTGTAACGATCTGGAGCGGAACGACCGAGGCCCCAGACGAGACCGCCTATGGTCCATGGATGGAACTCATGGGCAAAGCGGGCCTCTCATGGGATCAAGCCATCACGGACTACCTGTTCGAGGGTGATCACGAGGTGAATCGATCAGGCACTCGGTTCTTCGAGGGCGTGTCACTCCGGATGAACCGACCTCGTCCGCCGGAAGAAAAACCGATGGGGGATCCACCCATCTCAGAGGGCAACCGATAATTGTGCCAACTCGGACCGCGCACACAGGGGTCTGGGTCAGTACCTTTAGCGCTCACACCTTTCCGGTCGACTCCAAACCCTCCCCGATCGATATGAAGAATGCGCTCCTGACCCTGATGGTCCCGTTCACTCTCGCGGCTTGTGGCGGAACGGACTCACAGGCTGACTCTGCTCCGGCTGCAGATCTTGATGCCGGCACGGTGACCATCATTACTCCGATGAACGGAGCCCTCATCAACGGCACCGACATCAGCGTAACGCTGGCATCAACCGTTTCGATTCTTCCTGCTGGCGACCTGACTGAGGGGAGTGGCCACCACCACCTCTACCTCAACGCAGAGCTCGCACCCGCCGATCAGCCTGTGCCTTCGGTGCCGGGAAGCATCATCCACATGGGTGACGCCTCGACCGCCTACGTGTTCGAAGACGTCCCAGCAGGTGAATACACCCTGATCGCGGTAGTCGCGGACGGTGTACACGTTCCGTTGCAGCCATGGGTGGTTGACACCGTCCGGTTTACGGTCGCGAACCAGTAGGCCGAAGACCCTCGCCCCCAGGGGCGACTACAGCCGCCTGAACGACCCCGTCGTTTCGATGACGACCCGAAAGCCATCAACCTTGTCCGGGACCTTGGCAGCCACCGCTTTGTCGCTCGCATAAACCAGAAGGCGCGGCGAACCATTCCTCTGCCGATGGCGGCCCCCAAAATACCCGCTCGTCCAAGGACTTTCGCCTGGACGAAGCGGCGTTGAAAACGGGCGAAGCTCCGACCAACTCTGTGGAAGTCGCCAATCTGACCGTTACACGCCAAGTTGGCCTCTTCCCACCGATTCACCCGTCCGCCTCTTAGAGTCGGACCCCGCTTCGATCCAGGAGGCCTCCATGGCCCGCACCGACCTCTGGCGCCTGTTCAATACTTCACTGATTCTCGCCTTTACGACCGCCATCTTCACGGTGCCGGTTCTGGCGCAGCGTGCCGGAGGGGCCGGGCAGGCAGGCCCGCTCCCATCCATCGCCGAGAAGACTGAGGGCATGGAGCAGATGGAAGGGTTCCTCCCACTGTACTGGGACACATCCCTCGGTCAGCTCTGGATGGAGATCCCACAGCTCGATACCGAAATGGTCCACTTCATGGGCTACGGCGCTGGACTCGGATCGAACGACCTAGGGCTCGATCGAGGCGCCCTCAGGGGTTCGCGTATCGTGAAGTTCGAGCGCATCGGTCGAAAGGTCATGATGGTTCAGCCGAACTACCGTTTTAGGGCAACTTCGGACAATCCAGATGAGGTCCGGGCGGTCCAAGATGCCTTCGCCCGCTCGATTCTCTGGGGCTTCACCGCCGAGGCGGAAACCGACGGACGGGTCCTGGTCGACCTGACGGATTTCCTTCTCAGAGATGCGGTCAATTCCGCTGGCAGGATGAGCCCGGGAACGTACCGACTCGACACCAGTCGAAGCTCTGTCTATCTCGACTACACAAACGCCTTCCCCACCAACACCGAGATGGAAGTCGAGCTCACCTTCGTCCAACAGGGCGGCGGCGGTCGCGGTTTCGGCCGCGGCGGCGGCGGAATCCAGGGTGTTGGACAGGTCGCGGCCACGGGTGAGGCCGCAAGCATCCGCCTGCATCATTCTTTCCTTGAGCTGCCCGACGACAACTATGAGCCTCGGACGTTCGATCCGAGGGCGGGCTACGGCGCAAGCACCTTCCAAGACTACGCCACCCCGCTCGGTGAGGACATGACACAGCGTTTCATCCGACGCCACCGGCTCGAGAAGCGTGATCCGAATGCGGCGGTGAGCGACCCGGTCGAGCCGATCATGTACTACCTCGACCCGGGGACACCGGAGCCGGTCCGTTCTGCGCTTCTCGACGGGGCCCGCTGGTGGAATCAGGCCTTCGAAGCAGCCGGCTTTCGTGACGCCTTCCGGGTCGTGATGCGCCCCGACTCCATCAGCTCGCTCGATGCACGCTACAACGTGATCAACTGGGTGCACCGCTCAACACGCGGTTGGAGCACGGGAGGCTCTGTGTCGGACCCGAGGACCGGAGAGATTCTCAAGGGTGTGGTGACCCTCGGGTCACTCCGAATCCGCCAAGACTACATGATCGCGGAAGGGCTACTCTCGCCCTACGCCACCGGAGACGAGGCTCCGCCGGAGCTTGAGGCGTGGGCTGTGGCGCGCATTCGTCAGCTTGCGGCGCATGAGGTCGGCCACACGATCGGGCTCGGTCACAACTACTACAACAGTACGGCCGGCCGTATCTCGGTCATGGACTACCCGCACCCGCTGGTCGAGCTGAACGGGAACGGGACGCTCGACTACTCCGAGGTGTACGACACGGACATCGGCGAGTGGGATATCGCAGCCATCGCGTACGGATACCAGGACTATGCAGACGGGGCCGACGAGAATGTGGAACTCCGAAGAATCATCGACGACGCCTGGGACGACGACGTGCGCTACATGTCGGGTCAGGATGTCGCGACTACGCCTCAGGCCGACCAATGGGCGAACGGCAACGACATGGCGGAGGAGCTCGAACGGATGATGGACGTCCGCGCCGCCGCGCTCGATCGCTTTGGTGAGGCAGCGATCCGGAACGGTCGTCCGATGGCAACCATCGAGGAGGCCCTCGTTCCGCTGTACATGCATCACAGGTACCAGACAGAATCAACGGCTACGGCGATCGGCGGTGTCGCGTACACGTACGCAATGCGTGGCGATGGCCTGACACCGGTCTGGCGCGTGTCCGCGGATCAGCAGAACCGATCGCTTGACGCGTTGATCAGGACCATCTCGCCCTCTGAGCTCACGCTTCCAGAGTCGGTGGTCAACGCCATCCCGCCCCGCCCACCGGGATTCGGCCGCACACGAGAGTTGTTTCCCCGTTATACGGGGTCCGCATTTGACGCAGTCACTCCTTCGGTCGTGGCGGCGAGCCTCACGGTGAACTCTCTCCTCACATCCGATCGCGCGGCACGAATGGTCGAGCAAAACATGTTCGACTCCGACCTCCCGGGTCTCGATGACGTCCTCGAGCGGCTCGTCGCAGGTTCCTTTGGTGCCAGCGCGAACGGTGCCTATGAGCAGGAAGTGAAACGGGCGGTCGAGGGAGTAGTAGCCGACCGGATCGAGTGGCTCGCGGCGAATGCTTCGATGCCGGCAGTTCGAGCCATTTCAACCGCGACGCTTCAGTCCATCCAGGCGAACCTGGTGGCGTCGCCCGATTCACCGCACGCCGCTCTGATCGCGATGGACATCCAGCGCTTCCTGGATCGGCCAGCAGAAGCTTCGACAATCCCGGGCGCGGTCGCTGCGCCTCCAGGCGCCCCGATCGGTCAGCCGGCCATGGACTGGATTGGGAACCTCGGTATCGGGCAGCCGGCCATGGAGTGGCTGAGTCTGTCCGAGGCATGGTGCAGTTCCGAGGATCACTGGCACGAGTAAGTCAATCTTCCAAGTCATTGGCATTCCACACCTTATGGCTATCGCGGGGAACGACCTACATGCGCGCGCGTCGGACGCCGGGGTACTGAGCTGGCTCCGGCCAGACCTGCGAGGGCCCGAAGGGTTAGAAACACCGCATCTTCGCCCCGAATGATTGTGCTATTCGGTATGGCACACAGCGAAATCGGTCCTTATTCTTTCAGTACGGTCTCGCGTGACCGCAGCGCTCAGCCTTTTTGTGGCTATGCGTGTCATGCTAGTAACCGAAAAAATCTGACTCCAAGTAGTTGCCTGAGGCTGGAATGAACGCATCAACGTCCGCAATGCTCATCGCAGGGTTGCTCCTCCTCGGGCTCACCGGAGATACCGGCTCCCATCAGGCCGACCCCGTCTTCGCTTCGCACGGCGCAGCTCCTGTTGACCTGCTGGAGATGAACTCCAACGAGGTCATCGAAGAGTATTGCACCCGGTGCCACAGTGAGCAGAGACAGCGCGGCGGCCTCGTTCTCGAAGGCTTCGACGTCGACGCCGCCACGGACCACGCGGACATCGCCGAACGGATGATCAAGAAGCTTCGCGCGGGAATGATGCCGCCCTCTGGTGCACGTCGCCCGGAGGAGAAAGTCCTCGCCGACCTCGCCTTAGAACTGGAGACGAAACTCGACAAAGCTTGGGAGAAGAATCCCGAACCGGGTACACGCGTCTTCCAACGTCTGAATCAGGCCGAATATGGTGCCGCTGTTGAGCATTTACTCGGCATTAGAGTAGACGTCTCGAGCTTCCTCCCACTCGACACAAAGAGCGCCAACTTCGACAACATCGCCGACGTCCAGATGCCTTCGACCACCGTCGTCGAAGGCTATCTCCGGGCAGCCGGCCAGATCAGTCGCCTCGCACTTGGGGACCCCGAGGCTGAGATCGGGAACACGATCTACCGCATGCCTCGGGTGGCTTCACAGAAAGAGCAGACTGAAGGTGCACCGTTTGGCACCCGAGGCGGCCTTTCCGTAGTGCACAACTTCCCGGCGGACGGGAAGTACGTGTTCCACATCATGCCGTACGATGCGGTCGAGGGAGAAGTCTTCGGACGGACCTACGGAACCGAGCAGATCGAAGTCTCCGTTGATGGCGAGCGGGTCGCGATCATGGAGATTGATCGCTGGATGCACTTTTCCGAGCCGTCCGGCCTCAACATGCGGACCGATTCAATCCAGGTGCCGGCAGGACCCCACCGGGTCACAGCAGCCTTCATTCGCCAGTTCGAAGGCGACGTCGACGACCTGATCCGCCCCATCGACCACACCTTGGCCGACGGCCAAATCGGCATCGGATATGGTGTAACGACCCAACAGCACCTGCAAAGGATGACGGTGCTGGGGCCGTTCGAGGTGACCGGCGTCTCCGACACCCCGACCCGCAGCCGCGTCTTCACCTGCCGCCCGACCTCACTCGATGAGGAGCGGCCCTGCGCCGAAAGCATCGTTCGCGCCCTCGCCGAACGAGCCTACCGCCGTGATGTGAATCAAGACGACCTCGTTGGCTTAATGCAGTTTTACGACCAAGGATCTGAGAAGCGCGGCTTCGAAGGCGGTATCCGTCTCGCCCTTCAGGCAGTCCTTGCAAGCCCGCACTTCATCTTCCGGATGGAAGAGGCTCCCAAGGGCGTCGAACCTGGTGAGATATACGAGATCGCGGATACGGACTTGGCCTCCCGTCTGTCGTTCTTCCTCTGGGGTTCGCCGCCGGACGAGAAGCTCGTGGAGCTAGCCGAGAAGGGCGATCTGTCAAAGGATCGCGTACTCGAGGAGCAGGTGCGCCGGATGCTCGCCGACCCGAAGGCTGCGGCACTCGCGACTCGCTTCGGTTCGCAGTGGCTGCGCCTGCAGGACCTCGACAAGATCCGACCAGATGCTCTGAGTTATCCCTATTTCGACCAGACGCTCGCGGACGCGATGCATCGCGAGACCGAACTTCTTTTCGACTTCATCCGGACCGATGACCGGCCGATCACCGACCTGCTTACTGCTGATTACACGTTCGTAAACGAGCGCCTCGCCCGGCACTACGGGATTCCCGGAGTCCTCGGCACAGACTTCCAGAGAGTGCAGTATCCCGACGCGTCGCGTCGCGGACTGCTCGGGCACGGCAGCATTCTGACTCTCACCTCACACGCGAACCGCACCTCTCCGGTGCTCCGTGGAAAGTGGGTGATGGAAGTTCTACTCGGGTCTCCCCCGCCCCCGCCGCCACCGAACGTACCCGCACTTGAAGAGACAGAAGGAGCCGAGGACGGCCGTTTCCTCACGGTGCGTGAGCGTATGGAACAGCACAGGGCAAATCCTGCCTGCAGTTCCTGCCACAACGTAATCGACCCCATCGGTCTCGCGTTCGAGAATTTCGACGTGACGGGTGCGTGGCGCGCACGTGACGGCGGCAACTTGGTAGACCCGAACAGTGAGCTCTATGACGGATCGCCAATCAGCGGAGTCGCTGACCTTCGGGACGCCATCATGAGCCGCCCCGAGGTCTTCTATCGGATCTTTACCGAGAACCTGATGGCCTACGGACTTGGTCGACGGGTTGAGTACTACGACATGCCGGCTATCCGTGCGATCACAGGAGACGCCAGAAAGAATGAATACCGGCTTTCATCTTTTGTGATCGGCATCGTCAATGCACCGGCATTCCGTAGCTCCCGAGCTGCACAGCCGATGGCCGTGCAGCCAGTCACAGATTCGGGCACCAACTGAGTATCAGACTTTAGAAACACACCAACCTCAAGCGAGGCTGTAACAGATGGATTTCATCACCGGAAAGCACATTTCTAGACGGGCGCTGCTCAAAGGCATGAGCGCTTCAGTCGGACTGCCGCTTCTCGACGCCATGGTCCCCGCAGGGCGCCCTCTGGCGGCCACGGAAGCTGGGCGAGCCGCCGACGCGACCCGTCTCGTGTGTATTGAGAACGTGCATGGCTCCGCGGGCAGCAACGACCTCGGCGCCTCGCTCGGCCTATGGGCTCCGAAGGAAGAGGGAAAGGACTTCGACCTGACCGACAGCTCGATGAATCCACTCGATCCGTATCGGAAGCACCTGACCATTGTCAGTGATACTGATTCCCGTATGGCGGATGCCTTTTCGCCCGGCGAGATCGGCGGTGATCACTTCCGCACGACAGCCGTATTTCTGACGCAGTCGCACCCGAAGCAGACACAGGGTTCGGATGTGTTCGCAGGGCCATCGTTCGACCAGATCTACGCACAGCACCTAGGTGACGCGACGCCCATCCCCTCGATGCAGCTCACCATCGAGAACGTCGATCAGGCCGGTGGGTGTGCCTACGGCTACTCCTGCGTTTACACAGACACGATCAGCTGGGCGTCGGCTACGCAGCCACTTCCGATGATCCGTGACCCGCGGGCCGTCTTCGAGCAGCTCTTTGGTGCCGGAGGCACGGCCGAGCAGAGAGCCGAACGCCTCGCTACCGACCGCAGCATCCTCGACTGGGTCATGGGTGAGATGTCCGGCCTCCGTCGAGACCTTGGCCCGGCCGATCGTCACCGCCTTGACCTTTACACGACCAACATTCGCGAACTGGAACAGCGGATCCAGCGCATCGAGGTTCAGAACTCGAGTGGTGAGGAACGCAACATCCCAGAAGCACCGGTGGGCGTTCCAGACGACTTCGCCGAGCACATGAACCTGATGTTCGACCTCCAGGTGTTGGCGTTCATGGCCGACGCGACCCGTGTTTTCTCTCTTAAGATGGCACGCGACGCTTCTCCGCGAGTCTATACGGAAAGCGGTACGGACGCGCCGTACCATGCAGCATCGCATCACGGTGGGCGTGAAGAGCGCGTTCGCGATTTCGCGAAGATCAACACCTACCACGTCTCGATGATTCCCTACTTCCTCGACAAGCTCGCAGCAGTCACGGAAGGAGACGGGACGCTCCTCGACAAAACGATGGTCATGTACGGCTCTGCCATGGCGGATTCGAACCTTCACAACCACATCCGCTGCCCGCTGTTCATGGTGGGTGGAGCCAACGGCATGCTGCAGGGCGAGAACCACGTTCGGGCCACCCCGGGCACTCCGATGGCGAACGTCATGCTGAGCATGCTGCACAAACTCGGTGTCGAACAGCAGGAATCGTTTGGAAACAGCACAGGCGAATTCTCGATCTAAGTCCAGCGGAGGCAGCGCCTCCGGGAGAAACACATGTCGATAAAAAACACGACCCATCGCTTGGCTGGAATCTTTGCTCTCAGCCTGCTCCTCGTGGCAGCGACTGCCCCGGCGGAGTCACCCGTGGCAGACGCCGCGCAGGACCGCGATGTCGCACAGGTCAGGATGCTTCTTCAGCAGGGCGCGGACGTCAACGCGGCCCAGTCCGACGGGCTTACCGCGCTTCACTGGGCCGCATTGAACGACGATGCTGAGATCGTGGGTCTTCTGCTCTACGCAGGTGCGACGGTTCGACCGCTGACACGTGTGGGTGCGTACACGCCACTCCATCTGGCGTCGAGGGCCGGGCACGATGCCGTCGCACGGGCACTTCTCGACGGTGGGGCCGACGCCAACCAGTGGACATCGACAGGTGTGACCGCGTTGCACTTCGCGGCTCAGGCCAACTCAAGCGCGACGATTCGCGTCCTAGTGGAGCATGGTGCTGACCTGAACGCGCCGGATGGATTCCAGAGCAGGACACCACTCGTCTTTGCGGCTTCTCGCAACGCGGTCGCCGCAGTTTCGACGTTGCTGGACCTGGGTGCGGATCCATCTCTAGCGACGGACCTCAAGGACTACAAGTCGATGAGCGCGCTCGACGGCGACGACCGTGCGCACCGCTCTCGACTGCGTGCGGCTGAGGCCGGCAGGGATCCTGTCATGAACGACAATCAGGATCGTTTCCAGGCGGCGCAGGCTGCCATGCCGGACAGCGCTGCGGCCGAAGAAGACGAGGACGAGGACGAGGTGCACGCCGACGATGAGGATATCGTGGCAGCAGAGGCGAAGGGCAAGCAAGAAGCGGTGATCTCCGGGACCGGTAAACTGAGTGAGATTCCGTTGGCGCTGGCGGTCGATGAAGAACACATCGACGAAGAAGAAGTAGAGGACGAAAAGCCTGCGGCGCCCGCGATTCGAGCTCTTTCCTCGGCTGAGCAAATCGGCGTCCAGGGTGGAATGACTGCACTTCACTACGCGGCCCGTGAAGGTCACATCGCGACAGCGAAGCTTTTGGTCACCGGGGGGGCAGATATTGATCAGCCGTCCAACGGCGATCTCACGACCCCGCTTCTCGCTTCAGTGATCAACGGCAATTATGATCTCGCGCTGGTCCTCTTGGAGCTCGGCGCCGACCCAAATGCTCTGAGCGATGACGCCGCAGGGCCGCTGTTCGCCACGCTCAACATCGAGTGGTCGCTTCGCACCTGGTACCCACAGCCACAAATGTTCAGGACGCAGGAAGCTTCCTACCTCGA
This genomic interval from Longimicrobiales bacterium contains the following:
- a CDS encoding ankyrin repeat domain-containing protein, with product MSIKNTTHRLAGIFALSLLLVAATAPAESPVADAAQDRDVAQVRMLLQQGADVNAAQSDGLTALHWAALNDDAEIVGLLLYAGATVRPLTRVGAYTPLHLASRAGHDAVARALLDGGADANQWTSTGVTALHFAAQANSSATIRVLVEHGADLNAPDGFQSRTPLVFAASRNAVAAVSTLLDLGADPSLATDLKDYKSMSALDGDDRAHRSRLRAAEAGRDPVMNDNQDRFQAAQAAMPDSAAAEEDEDEDEVHADDEDIVAAEAKGKQEAVISGTGKLSEIPLALAVDEEHIDEEEVEDEKPAAPAIRALSSAEQIGVQGGMTALHYAAREGHIATAKLLVTGGADIDQPSNGDLTTPLLASVINGNYDLALVLLELGADPNALSDDAAGPLFATLNIEWSLRTWYPQPQMFRTQEASYLDLMEALLKAGADPNQQVSTHIWYAAYNAGRMGVDFTGATPFWRAAYATDVTAMRLLQSYGADPNLWTTKLPSRRRNFDPGNPVSGDDEDDDELDPSGLPEVPVGGPAVHPMHAASGVGFGTSRVAQQHRSVPDGWLPSMRYFIEELGMDPNVRDMDGFSPLHMAAARGDNETILYLVEQGADVTLVSRRGQTTADMANSPEQRAQPHPATIALLEKLGSENNHNCQSCGTGGN